DNA from Malus sylvestris chromosome 11, drMalSylv7.2, whole genome shotgun sequence:
TCTGTATCAGATATCATCAAATCAAATGGGAAATATGAACTGAAAATGAATGTGTGAATGCATGAAATTTCAAAGTCCTTTGTATATATCCCATCATTACTGTCAGTTTTTTAAAGAATGGCTTCACAATAAAGAAATGGAATGTTCACAAACTGGCATGTCACACCAAAGTATGCTTTATTAATTTCTTAAAGTAATTCCATTTgagcacattttttttttttggtcgacaTGTTTGAGCAAAATGGAATGTGGGATTCTATATAAATATACGCCACCATACCCTAACATGGAGTAAAACACCTACAGGCTGTGAGACCCCAACGTGATGACGGGTAGCCTCAAATTATTGTTCTGCCTTCTGCTCATTTTGCTTTCATTTTCAAATTCTGATCAAGCTCGATTTCCAGTGCCATTGTCAGACGGCAACCAACGAGCTATGATGGAGAGTGCCAAACAAGTGTTGAAGGCTAGCAGTGAAAGACAAGTCGGAAAACCCTTCGAGTCCAAAAGGGTGAGTCCGGGAGGACCTGATCCGCGCCATCATTAGTCTATCCCGACATGAAAAGATTCAAGCTGCTTTGGACTTTCACAAGAAACGTCGAAATCCGCATGATGTAGGTTTCGCACTTTGTGTATGAGAATCCAACGCAATGTGTTAGGTGATACATGTTATCGTCTTTGTGATTCAAAGACTTAACTCGCGCAAATCTATATACAATTTATATGTTTCGAACTTTTTGTCACATATGAAtggtaataaattattattctcCAATTAATTCGATGCAATCTTTCAGTGATGATAACAAAGGAAAATGCTAAACatcatattttaaaattatattttgcaGACCACGTAATGTATCatcattttgtgaaaaattaAAGTCCTACAATAATATGGATATtgcatgcacatgcatgcatggaGGGATCTACGCTTCTTGGTTTTGTAAACCATTGTATAATATTGCCAAAGATAGCTttacagagaaagagagaagaagaaaggagaatTAAGAGTTTAGACCGAGAAGAGAATTTCAGAAATGTATTATCTTTCTTGTTAGTTACAAAATGATTGTTACAAAGCTTATATAGTTTGCATTTGTAGCTTACACTCTAAGCTACACTATAACAAACTTTAACTAACATTGTAATCTCTTGACACATGTCTAATTCATAGCCATAGGATCTTCATACTcctaacatcccccctcaagctCAGGAGTAGAGAAATGCAGCCTGAGATTGGCACAATGAGTCCGAAAAAGAAGGGCAGAGAGACCTTTTGTAAGGATATCTGCAAACTGCTCAGTTGAAGACACAAAGTGCACCTGGAGTTGTTGTGTTGCTACCCTTTCACGAACAAAATGGACTTCAACCTCAATATGTTTTGTGCGTTGATGTTGAATTGGATTGCAAGTCAAAGCTATCGCAGACAAATTGTCACAAAAGAGGAGAGGTTGCTCAGTAATTGGAATCTGCAGAAAATGCAGCAGAGACTTGAGCCAATCCAGTTCAGCAGCTATAGTAGATAGTGCCCGATATTCAACCTGTGTTGATGACCGAGATACTGTGGTTTGTTTCTTAGACAACCAGAAAATAGGATTAGAACCCAAGAACACCACCATGCCCGTAGTTGATCGTCGAACATTAGGGTCtccagcccaatctgcatcactatATGCAGTTATATCAAGAGATCCTCGGACATAGTGTATACCACAGCCTCGAGTAGCCTTTAGATACCTGAGGATCCGTTTCACAGCCACAAAATGAGATTCCATCGGTCTTTGCATAAATTGACATACCTGATGCACTGTAAAAGCAATGTCCGGTCTAGTAAACGTCAAGTATTGTAGGGCACCAACCAAGCTCCTATACAAGGAAGGATTATTGTACGGCTTGCCATCATCGAGGAGCAGTCTATTGTATGGCAAACATGGAGTAGCACACAGTTTAGAGAGAAGCATGTCCGACTTAGTTAAAAGGTCAGttacatacttgtcttgggAAAGAAACATGCCATCTTTATTCTGCATAATTTGAATCCCTAAAAAATAGTGAAGGGGTCCCAAATCTTTGATTTCAAACTCCTTAGCAAGAGATTGAATAACTTCAGTGATAGCTGGCATAGCACTCCCTGTTATGATtatgtcatccacatacaaAAGCAGGATCACCACAGAATGATCAACAGTTTTCACAAACAAAGAAGAATCGGCATATGTAGACTTGAAACCTAAAGATGGTAGAAAAGTCGTGAACCTCTCATTCCAGGCCCGTGGTGCCTGTTTTAAACCGTAGAGGGATTTATGTAACCTGCACACATAATCTTCAtgctttggatcaacaaacccAGGTGGCTGTGTCATATAGACTTCTTCTTGCAATATGCCATGGAggaaggcattcttcacatccaattGTCTCAAAGTCCAGCCAAAATGTGCAGATAAATCCAATACTAATCTTACTGTTGTTGGTTTAACAACAGGACTAAAAGTCTTTCCATAATCAATGCCCTCTTCTTGACTAAAACCTTTTGCCACCAGCCGTGCCTTATATCTCCCAATTGAACCATCAGCATTCTTTTTGATCTTATACACCCATTTACACCCAACTAAGTTCTTGTGTTGAGGCAATGGAACTAATGACCATGTACCTTGATTATGGAGAGCAACAATTTCATCTTTCATAGCATCATACCAAACTGGAGATTTGAGGGCAGATTTTTATGTGGCAGGTTCCACTTGAGTCAAATCCACACCACCATTTTCATGAACAGCAGCAAGTAAAGCAATGTTCTTCACAATCCCACTTTTTGACCGTGTCTGCATTGGATGTAAATTAACTGGAGGAATAGAAAGAACCACTTGGAGTTGATCAGGTTGGAAATCAGGGACCACAGGGAGTGTAGAGGATAAGGGCTGTGTTGTTGATGAAACAATGAATTGACCATCCAATGAACCGTCTGGACTAGAGCTTGAAACTGGACTTGGGACTGTAGAAGAATCTGCTGAAGAGTGATGGAGACCAGTATTTGGCATAACACTAGATATAGAAGTTGAATCTAATGGTATAGAACCTGATGATGAACTCGAAGTTGAGGAGGAAGATGACTGTGGAACCACAAGAACATTATTTTGATCTGGAACAGGATGTGGGATTGATATATGTGATGGTAGTGGTGAAAAAGAACTAGGATGAGATGTAGACACCAGAGAATGATAAGGGAACTCTGTCTCGTCAAATAAAACATGTCTAGACACATACATTTTGTTTTTCGAAGCATCATAGCAAAGAAAACCTTTATACTTTGATGCATATCCCAAAAACACACATTTGGTTGTTCGGGGATCTAATTTGGTACTAGTGTATGGCCGCAACCAAGGGTAACAGGAACACCCAAACACTTTCAGATGTTGGATTGTAGGGATAGAGTTGTACAATAGCTGAAATGGAGACTTATGTCCTAATGCAGGAGATGGCATCCTATTAATCAAATATACGGAAGTTTGACAAGCAAAGGACCAGAACAAAGAAGGTAAAGAGGCAGATTGTAATAAAGTGATGGACGTTTCAACGATATGTCTGTGTTTTCTTTCGGCTATCCCATTCTGTTCAGGTGTGTGAGGACAGGACAATTGATGTTTTATGCCTTTATCGGATAGAAACTTTTGAAATGCTTTGCCAAtatattcaccaccaccatcactgtGAAGGATCTTAATGGAAGTTTGAAACTGGTTGAAGATAAAATTGTAAAAGGAAACAAATGTACCgaaaacatcacttttattgcaTATGGGAAAAATCCAGCAAAATTTTGTACAATGATCAATGAATGTGACATAATATTTGAATCCTTCTAGAGAAACACAAGGGGCaggaccccatacatcactATGAACAATGTCAAAGGGGTGTACAGATTTGTctctagaagaagaaaaatgtagTTTACTAAATTTGCCCTCTAAACATGGTTGACACACAGAGGGATCTTGATCAGCAACACAAGACACTTGAGaggaatttaaaatttgagaAACAATGGTATTAGAGGGATGACCTAGTCGTTTATGCCAAATACTGACTGTAACTTGTTTGCCTAGAAAATCTGCAATTGTCCCTTTGTTGATAACTGAATGAGACCTTGATGAGATAATAGGATACAACCCATTATGACACAGCCCTTTGTAGAGTATCCTCCCTGTGGttttgtcctgaatccaaaatGAGAAAGCATCGAAAATCATCCAACAGTTATTATCCAAACAGATCTTATGCACAGATAACAAATTGTGAGACGGTTTTGGCACATAAAGAATAGAATTAAGCCTAATAGGCTGCATTGGAGTTCGAAGAAGACTAGAACCAATATGGGAGATATCTAAACCTACACCATTAGCTGTTTGAATGATCTCATTTGAAGGATATGGAGTGGACAACGAAAGATTTCCCATTTCAGAGGTCATATGATGATTTGCACCAAAATCAGTGAGCCAAACTTGCTGCTGAGATGGTGCTGATGAAGCTGAGAAAGAAGAGTAAGAACCATTGGTTGTGGCAGCATGCATAGCACTCATGGAGGAGGTTCCATTCTTCTGAAAATAGGTTTCAGCAGTATGATATGGATTCCCACATACTTGGCAACCGGATGCACCACTCATATTTCGAAATCAGCAGGTGTCAGCAAGATGATTGTGCTTACCATAAATTTGACAACCTTGAGGAACATTGGTATTCCTAAACCGACATGAAGATGCCAAATGATTATGTTTCCCGCAAATTTGACAAATCTGAACCTGAAAACCATAGTTCTAAGGTCTTAGCGGTGAAGTACCAAGAATGCCAGGTGCCTGACTTGCATTAAGATTCTTGCTAGGACCATATTTCGGATTGAAGTTGGGGCCAAACCTATTTCTGCCTTTATTCTGATTAAAGGACTTATATGGATTGGAATTAGAACTAACATAATTTCCTCCAAAACTGGAAAAAGATTGAGTCTTAGATGGGAATCCATTGGTTTGTGCCATTAGTGCAGAGAACACCGGCACTGAAGTATTAGAATCAACCAAGACTTCTTCAGCAAGCAATTGAGACCGAAGATCTTTCAATGATATCACAGTTTCACGACCCCTAATCACGGATCGTATAGTGTTGAACTCAGCCGGCAGACCATTTAGTGTGAGAAtcaatatatcatcatcatcaaaaaaGACACCAGCAGCAGACAACAAATCTCGAACTTCTTTAATTTTCTGCAGATACACAGTGATAGAATCACTGCCTTTCTTAATGGTATGCAGTTCAGATTTGAGTTGAAATATACTTGTTCTTGTGACTGTGGAGAATTGTTCTCGAAGACGACTCCACAATTCTTTGGAGCTAGTACTCCCAATGACACATGAAATTGCAGCCGAAGACAATGTTGAAGTGATCAATTGCATTAACGCtttatcatgcattttccacACCTTGTAGTCATCAGATTGAACCCTCGTAGCCAAATCACCAGAAGAATCAGGACAAAACTGAGCTGGACAAGGTACCGAACCATCAACAAAGCCAATTAAACTATGGCCTTCAAGAAGCAACTCCATCTGAAAATGCCAAGCCAAATAATTGGTTTCATCCAATTTCACATTTACCGAGCTTGAGACTGATGGAATCAAAGACGTAATCGGAGATTGTAGAATCTGTAACTGAGCAGCGGTCACCATTGTTGTCAATTATGTAGAAATCTTGACAGAGAACTAACCACAAACACTTGGTGGGCACActtttgagaaaacaaaatCAGACGAAAGAGGATAGATGAAATACCCCAAATTTATCAGAAAACGATCACAAATCCACAGAGAGAAGTTCAGATAGAAAAGTACAGAGAAATTAGAGAAGCGGAAGCACAGAAAACCAAGATCGAAAGACCACCAAGCAGATATGCTTGTTTAGGCGAATGATACCATGTAAACCATTGTATAATATTGCCAAAGATAGCTttacagagaaagagagaagaagaaaggagaatTAAGAGTTTAGACAGAGAAGAGAATTTCAGAAATGTATTATCTTTCTTGTTAGTTACAAAATGATTGTTACAAAGCTTATATAGTTTGCATTTGTAGCTTACACTCTAAGCTACACTATAACAAACTTTAACTAACATTGTAATCTCTTGACACATGTCTAATTCACAACCATAGGATCTTCATACTCTTAACAGGTTTTCCACCTTACGTAAGATTGTGTGATATTCTTAATGgactcctttttctttttttttctttttttttcttttttctgcacAATGTATGTTACCAAAACAATAGCGATCAAGCTTTCTATATACATGCTCTCAAATTTAGAAGCACATTCATGGGGATCAAGGGGCGTAGATGTAGTTGTTGATAAGTAGAAAAtgagatattttttttatcaaacgatggattttgttagattagatgtagATTAGCTAACGACGAGGTTTGAACCCACGCCGTCATATAAGGGCTCTGTTAGAATGACATGTCAACACTGCCACATCAGTGCATTGCCACATCAATGTAGCCATATCAGCAGAGTCTGTTAGGGTTATTAGAATCTGTTGGTTGTTAGATGTTGAGAGTTAATTAGCACTGTAGCCGACTAACTTGAGATATAAAAAGGACAAATTGTAATTCATTTGTGTGTGAAATACAAGATCatattcttctctctctctctctctaagttttcatctctctttctcttctcttttaCATTTCTGTAGTCTTAGTTTTTCATTTCGATTTTCTGGTTTTGTTATCATGgtatctgttgatgcacaaaactggaggtcttggaacaacgtaaatccacgCCGTTATATAAAGGCTCTGTTAGAATGATATGTCAACACTGCCACATCAGTGCATTGCCACATCAATGTAGCCATATCAGCAGAGTCTGTTAGGGTTGTTAGAATCTGTTGGTTATTAGATGTTGAGAGTTAATTAGCACTGTAGCCGACTAACTTGAGATATAAAAAGGACAAATTGTAATTCATTTGTGTGTGAAATACAAGATCagattcttctctctctctaagttttcgtctctctttctcttctcttttaCATTTCTGTAGTCTTAGATTTTCATTTCGATTCTCTGGTTTTGTTATCATGgtatctgttgatgcacaaaatcggaggtcttggaacaacgtaaatcagaccgtgaatctgcaagaaatgtaaataacacaagatgtatcgtggttcaccccaaggtttggactacgtctacactgattatgtatttctctatttgtgagggagagagattcagagcctttgagggagagagtgaggtctctgatggcctaggaattggcctctgctaattgtgagggtgaggagtccttttatagaataagggctcctcacttattacatatttgccccttcctttattacataattacatttgagtcccccgagtatttataagAGGTCTAAATagggaggccctaagtatggtataaacagtagtctcccaagtcttcagtcaagagagtcttttggctggagacttgaaattcagtccatgtgtgggccgaagtaactagatggcGTCTGGCGCTGATACTCGacatgaggcggtgcccaatctgaaatgatgctcaactagaagtagcacatgttgcgaggcttgtggcttatgttgccttggttggctcggcttgtggcgttgaaggtgagggagtcccttttataaaataagggcttacttttcaatacataaatgatgggctagagttgatgtttgcggcgaggcggttgctcagtaggcggcgatgctctctaatggtggtaagggagtcccttttatagaataagggctcgctcctcaatacataaatgatgggttaggagcgatgctcgcggcgaggcggctGCTCaactggcggcgttgctctttaatgaaggtgaaggagtcccttttatagaataagggttcgctcctcaatacataagtgatgggctagaagtgatgcttgcggcgaggcagttgctcagctggcggcgttgctctctaatgaaggtgagggagtcccttttataaaataagggctcgctccttaatacataaataatgggctaagtcccccaagtatttttcatgaggcccagttgaggcccaatatatggtacataatgtagtccctaagtcttcggtcaatagagtctgttggttggagacttcaacttgaatccatgtataggccgaagtggcggttgttcgaaggcggtatttgtataccctgtactgaagctttgtaggtgaagctttgcaagtgaagttttgaagctagagctctgtaaatgaagctttcgaagctggagcttttgtaaatgaagcttttgaagctagagctctgtaaatgaagcttttcaaactgattgacatgagtgatgctcatgaatgtttatgttgattgacatgagtgatgctcatggatgttgtcatgagtgatgcttatgaatgttaatatgagtgatgttcatgaatgttgacatgaatgatggtcatgaatgtttatgtatgattgtcatagtgatgctcataaatgtttatgtatgaatgacatgagtaatgctcatgtataatttggagtactggaagtatttttgatcacctggttagtggcatgaaggagagtacgggttgtacatttcatcacctggttggtggcatgaatggctagttgccaaatgatatttagagtacgggttgtacatttcatcacctggttagtggcatgaatggctagttgccaaatgattttagagtacgggttgtacatttcatcacctggttggtggcatgaatggctagttaccaaatgatattagagtacgggttgtacatttcatcacctggttggtggtaatagcggcaggttgccaaataattttggagtactgggcttacttttgatcacctggttggtggtaataacggCAGGTTACCGAATAAttatggagtactgggcgtacttttggtcacctggttggtgataataacggcaggttgccgaataattgtagagtactgggcgtacttttgatcgcctggttggggctattttgggcttatgggcctttgccctccacacaacactccagcccatttattttgggctctgccgttttttttaattaccctctgatggggtttatacagatatcttcgaaagataagaaaaattaattacatcattacaaaaacaataaaagcaaatcacatcattctggtgggatgtttattccttgcttttgcagtatGAGtatttattccttgcttttgcttttgtttcctgCAGctcacttgattgtttttgcCTTTCCTTTGCACTTTTGTtgcctttgtttttgtttcccaTGTGCTCTCCTCGCTCATTCTCTGATTTTTCTGTCAGCAAGACTTTTCCTCTTTTCAAGGCTCACTGCCAACCAGACTAGATTTTGCCTCCACATGGTGGGTAAGAAAGTGCATGACCCATGTGCTCTCTTCTCTGATTTTTCTGTCGGCAGGGTCCCCCTTCACCACCTTGGGTCCCGTCTCCCATTGCTCCAAACTCCAAGAGTGACAAAGTGTCGAGAAGTTGCATGTTATGCTGTCacattttgctttttctttttgctttttccTTCCACTACGTCTGAACATTAGCTGGTGTACTTCAGCTGTAAAATCTGTGAGATCTGGAGAAAGCTGTCTGGAGCAATGCAATAGCTGATGCACAAATGTTGATGGACCATATTTCGGGA
Protein-coding regions in this window:
- the LOC126589908 gene encoding CLAVATA3/ESR (CLE)-related protein 1, coding for MTGSLKLLFCLLLILLSFSNSDQARFPVPLSDGNQRAMMESAKQVLKASSERQVGKPFESKRVSPGGPDPRHH